In Etheostoma cragini isolate CJK2018 chromosome 9, CSU_Ecrag_1.0, whole genome shotgun sequence, the following are encoded in one genomic region:
- the LOC117950278 gene encoding claudin-18-like: protein MAATLCQVMGLLLSLLGVAGIIAATGMDQWATEDLFDNPVTAIFSYSGLWNSCVRQSSGFTECRPYFTILGLPALLQAVRALMIVGIVLGAIGCLIAIFSMKCLKMGNMEDNIKATMTLTSGIMFLLAGVCGIAGVSAFANLIVQSFRFTTYADGGFSSFGGAGIGGLSGNLTPRYTFGPALFVGWIGGAILFVGGIMMCLACRGMTPDRNRAYDGMAYKAASHHTIYKSDTRPRPAINDSYKAQSVEGRHSNQRFDYV from the exons ATGGCAGCCACTCTCTGTCAAGTAATGGGTTTGCTTTTGAGTTTGTTAGGGGTGGCAGGTATAATCGCAGCGACGGGGATGGACCAGTGGGCAACCGAAGACCTCTTTGATAACCCTGTGACGGCCATTTTCTCCTACTCAGGCCTGTGGAATTCATGTGTCCGCCAGAGCTCCGGCTTCACAGAGTGCCGACCGTATTTCACCATTCTGGGACTGCCAG CTCTGCTCCAAGCAGTGCGGGCCCTGATGATTGTTGGTATTGTCCTTGGAGCCATCGGCTGCCTCATCGCCATCTTTTCAATGAAGTGCTTGAAAATGGGGAACATGGAGGACAACATCAAAGCCACAATGACTCTGACTTCTGGAATTATGTTTCTTCTTGCAG GCGTGTGTGGCATTGCTGGAGTGTCAGCCTTTGCTAACTTGATTGTGCAAAGTTTTCGCTTCACAACCTACGCAGATGGGGGGTTCAGCTCTTTTGGAGGAGCGGGTATTGGTGGACTCTCAGGAAATCTGACTCCAAG GTACACTTTTGGCCCTGCTCTCTTCGTGGGCTGGATTGGCGGAGCCATCTTGTTTGTTGGAGGCATCATGATGTGTCTGGCCTGCCGTGGAATGACTCCAGATAGAAACAGAGC GTACGACGGGATGGCCTACAAAGCTGCTTCTCACCACACTATCTACAAGTCGGACACCAGACCCCGTCCAGCCATCAATGACTCCTACAAGGCCCAGAGTGTGGAGGGAAGGCATTCCAACCAGAGATTTGACTACGTGTAG